A genomic segment from Nitratiruptor sp. YY08-10 encodes:
- the bcp gene encoding thioredoxin-dependent thiol peroxidase, translating into MIEVGQKAPQFCLPNQDEVEICLQDLIGKWIVLYFYPKDNTPGCTTEALDFTAHLKEFEKLGAVVLGVSPDSCESHRKFSEKKQLQVTLLCDTQKEVLKAYGAWGIKKMYGKEYEGVIRTTYLIDPEGNVAAVWPKVRVKGHVEKVLQTLKELQEK; encoded by the coding sequence ATGATAGAAGTTGGACAAAAAGCACCTCAGTTTTGTTTGCCAAATCAAGATGAAGTAGAAATCTGTTTACAAGATCTCATAGGAAAATGGATAGTTCTCTATTTTTATCCAAAGGACAATACTCCAGGATGTACTACAGAAGCGCTTGATTTTACGGCACACTTGAAAGAGTTTGAAAAGCTTGGAGCAGTTGTTTTGGGAGTCAGTCCTGACAGTTGTGAAAGTCACAGAAAATTCAGCGAAAAGAAACAGCTGCAAGTGACACTGCTATGCGATACACAAAAAGAGGTTCTCAAAGCGTATGGTGCCTGGGGAATAAAAAAGATGTATGGCAAAGAGTATGAAGGGGTTATTCGTACAACATATTTAATAGATCCGGAAGGCAATGTGGCTGCAGTGTGGCCTAAAGTTCGTGTCAAAGGGCATGTTGAAAAGGTTCTTCAAACTCTTAAAGAGCTACAAGAAAAGTAG
- a CDS encoding ABC transporter ATP-binding protein, giving the protein MHLLEAKNIAHSFDYPLFKNIDVSLSPKESLAIVGVSGSGKSTLLHICSTLLEPQHGEVKLFGNLIYHKKNRKTLQDIRRNHIGIVFQFHYLFKGFTALENIEVASLLSRQPIDENLIQAFGIGHVIEKKVTELSGGEQQRVSIARVLTKKPKIVFADEPTGNLDQKTAQEVMDRVFEYIKTYDAGLFLVTHDMDLAMRCDAVYKLEERKLKKVKG; this is encoded by the coding sequence ATGCATCTATTGGAAGCGAAAAACATTGCTCATTCATTTGATTATCCTCTTTTTAAAAATATTGATGTATCATTGAGTCCAAAAGAGTCACTGGCCATTGTCGGAGTCAGTGGCAGTGGCAAATCGACACTTTTGCATATCTGCTCAACTTTGCTTGAACCGCAACATGGTGAAGTGAAACTTTTTGGCAATCTCATCTATCACAAAAAAAACAGAAAAACACTTCAAGATATACGTCGCAACCATATAGGCATTGTTTTTCAATTTCACTATCTTTTTAAGGGTTTTACAGCATTGGAAAATATAGAGGTGGCTTCCCTTTTAAGTCGACAGCCGATCGATGAAAATCTTATTCAAGCTTTTGGGATAGGGCATGTGATTGAAAAAAAAGTTACCGAACTGAGTGGAGGAGAACAGCAGCGAGTAAGTATTGCAAGGGTTTTAACCAAAAAGCCAAAAATTGTATTTGCCGACGAGCCGACAGGCAATCTGGACCAAAAAACGGCACAAGAGGTTATGGACAGAGTTTTTGAATATATCAAGACTTATGATGCCGGACTTTTCTTGGTCACGCATGATATGGATTTGGCGATGCGATGCGATGCAGTGTACAAGTTGGAAGAAAGAAAGTTGAAAAAGGTTAAAGGCTAA
- the tsf gene encoding translation elongation factor Ts, protein MAISAAQVKELRERTGAGMMDCKKALQEANGDMDKAIEILRKKGIAKAAKKADRVASEGTIAVQVSDDFKCATIVEVNSETDFVAQNENFKSLVEKVKGHIAQSAVESVEELYKTPIDNVIFEEYMKAEIAKIGENIVVRRFDKICVDGPGVVNGYLHMGGKIGVIVAASCDKEEVCASIKDLLKDVAMHIAAMNPKYLDEESIPAEVIEKEKEIAKAQLEKEGKPANIIEKIIPGKIKKFVEENTLLGQKFVKDDKKSVKQVIDEAAKAAGGSAKIIGFIRYELGEGIEKKEEDFAAEVAAQMK, encoded by the coding sequence ATGGCAATCAGCGCAGCACAAGTAAAAGAACTCAGAGAGCGCACAGGCGCTGGTATGATGGATTGTAAAAAGGCGCTTCAAGAAGCAAATGGAGATATGGACAAAGCGATCGAAATCTTGAGAAAAAAAGGGATTGCAAAAGCAGCAAAAAAAGCAGACAGAGTGGCAAGTGAAGGAACAATTGCCGTTCAAGTAAGCGATGATTTTAAATGTGCGACAATCGTAGAAGTAAACTCTGAGACAGATTTCGTTGCGCAAAACGAAAACTTTAAATCACTCGTTGAAAAAGTAAAAGGACATATTGCCCAGAGTGCAGTAGAAAGTGTAGAAGAGCTTTACAAAACACCAATTGATAACGTGATTTTCGAAGAGTATATGAAAGCAGAGATTGCGAAAATTGGTGAAAATATCGTAGTAAGACGATTTGACAAAATCTGCGTAGATGGACCTGGCGTTGTCAACGGTTATCTTCATATGGGTGGAAAGATAGGTGTTATCGTTGCTGCAAGCTGTGACAAAGAAGAGGTATGTGCTTCAATCAAAGATTTATTAAAAGATGTAGCAATGCATATTGCAGCGATGAATCCAAAATATCTTGATGAAGAATCCATTCCTGCTGAAGTGATTGAAAAAGAGAAAGAGATTGCTAAAGCGCAACTTGAAAAAGAGGGCAAACCTGCTAATATCATCGAAAAAATCATTCCAGGAAAAATCAAAAAATTTGTTGAAGAAAACACCCTTCTTGGACAAAAATTTGTAAAAGATGACAAAAAGAGCGTCAAACAAGTAATTGATGAAGCTGCTAAAGCTGCGGGTGGCAGCGCGAAAATTATCGGTTTTATCCGATATGAGCTTGGTGAAGGTATCGAGAAAAAAGAGGAGGATTTTGCTGCAGAAGTCGCTGCTCAGATGAAGTGA
- a CDS encoding UDP-N-acetylglucosamine--N-acetylmuramyl-(pentapeptide) pyrophosphoryl-undecaprenol N-acetylglucosamine transferase, translating into MRILITGGGTGGHLSVAKSLKEAFKKKDILLYYIGSTYGQDKIWFEEDKDFQKTLFFDVKGVVNKKGIKKIGALTDIVRASFTAKKLIKNESIDAVVSVGGYSAAAASFAALQLNVPLFIHEQNAVKGKLNKLLSPFAKRVFCSFTPPYDPYPVQSIFYETRRIRKELQTIIFLGGSQGARQINDLAMKWTKELQKYNIRIIHQTGFKDYERVRSFYEKEHINADVFAFDQNIAQKIVQADFAVSRSGASTLWELATNLLPALYIPYPYAAGDHQKHNALFLQRHDASILFEGQNVEDIVTLDITRMSEKLLPFSKPDGAQKITKEIMDRV; encoded by the coding sequence ATGCGTATCCTCATAACAGGTGGCGGTACAGGCGGCCATCTCTCTGTCGCCAAAAGTCTCAAGGAAGCTTTCAAAAAAAAAGATATTTTGCTCTACTATATCGGTTCTACCTATGGGCAAGACAAGATATGGTTTGAAGAAGACAAAGATTTTCAAAAAACGCTCTTTTTCGATGTTAAAGGTGTTGTCAATAAAAAGGGAATCAAAAAGATAGGAGCATTAACAGATATAGTGCGCGCAAGTTTCACAGCAAAAAAATTGATCAAAAACGAATCGATCGATGCTGTTGTGAGTGTAGGAGGCTACTCTGCTGCAGCGGCAAGTTTCGCGGCACTGCAACTGAACGTTCCTCTTTTTATACATGAACAAAATGCCGTCAAAGGAAAATTAAATAAACTCCTTTCACCTTTTGCCAAAAGAGTATTTTGTTCATTTACTCCACCCTACGACCCCTACCCCGTACAAAGCATCTTTTACGAAACCAGACGAATCAGAAAAGAGCTTCAAACTATCATCTTTTTAGGAGGCAGCCAAGGAGCGAGACAGATCAACGATCTTGCTATGAAATGGACGAAAGAGCTCCAAAAATACAATATCAGAATCATTCATCAAACCGGTTTTAAAGATTATGAAAGAGTACGCTCTTTTTATGAAAAAGAGCACATAAACGCTGATGTGTTTGCCTTCGATCAAAACATAGCACAAAAAATTGTCCAAGCCGATTTCGCGGTATCAAGAAGTGGCGCCAGCACTTTATGGGAACTTGCCACCAATCTGCTGCCAGCTCTTTATATCCCCTACCCTTATGCAGCAGGTGATCACCAAAAACATAACGCGCTTTTTTTACAGAGACATGACGCATCCATCTTATTTGAAGGGCAGAATGTAGAAGATATTGTAACTCTTGATATCACTCGTATGAGTGAAAAGCTCTTGCCTTTTTCCAAACCCGATGGAGCACAAAAAATAACAAAAGAGATAATGGACAGAGTTTAA
- a CDS encoding DUF523 domain-containing protein, which produces MSKKVKVAVSACLLGQNCRYDGSNKKDESLQSVLKGCDEVIAFCPEDAILGTPRETIDIVNGRAIGNESGEDYTEWIEKYASDLCQKHPDIDMFVVKSKSPSCALSSAKHFDEEKNLIKKGEGIFTKTVQKIKPNTTIFEREGK; this is translated from the coding sequence TTGTCTAAAAAGGTAAAAGTTGCTGTGAGTGCCTGTTTGCTTGGGCAAAACTGTCGATACGACGGGAGCAACAAAAAAGATGAATCACTGCAATCTGTCTTGAAAGGGTGTGATGAGGTCATCGCTTTTTGCCCTGAAGATGCGATTTTAGGAACGCCCCGAGAAACGATAGATATTGTCAATGGACGCGCTATAGGCAACGAATCTGGTGAGGATTACACAGAATGGATAGAAAAATATGCTTCGGATTTGTGCCAAAAACATCCAGACATCGATATGTTTGTTGTCAAATCGAAATCACCTAGTTGTGCACTGAGCAGTGCAAAACATTTTGATGAAGAAAAAAATTTGATCAAAAAAGGTGAAGGCATTTTTACAAAAACAGTCCAGAAAATAAAGCCAAATACAACAATCTTTGAAAGGGAGGGAAAATAA
- a CDS encoding FtsW/RodA/SpoVE family cell cycle protein: MIDKRLFYIATAIIVVSMLASYSMTTYTTLFFGYSQFHFFIRQTLFGLAAIFIMWILAQFDPDKHAVPFGLGVFFLFFILMLTMHFLPSSIVTAVGGAKRWIKLPFISIAPVEFFKVGFVFFLAWSFSRKFQQTSTHPLWSELKLIVPYLVIFLIAVVSIAIFQNDIGQVMVLGLTLSFMLVFAGRSLKLFFMLISLAAVLFVLFVSISEHRIARIKMWWASAQNYILSYLPGWMAQELKLDDAKESYQIVNSLHAIHHGGILGQGVGNGTLKLGFLSEVHTDFILAGLSEEIGFIGVGLLMFLYILLIHRLFKIAHRNKDTITYLFSVGVAMLIGFSLLINSYGISSILPIKGLAVPMLSYGGSSMLANGMALGMVLMLSKKSRACVSS; this comes from the coding sequence ATGATCGATAAACGACTATTTTACATCGCTACAGCCATCATCGTCGTCAGCATGTTGGCTTCATACAGTATGACAACATACACGACACTCTTTTTTGGCTATTCACAGTTTCACTTTTTCATACGCCAGACCCTTTTTGGACTCGCAGCCATTTTTATCATGTGGATATTGGCCCAGTTTGATCCCGATAAACATGCTGTTCCATTCGGTCTCGGAGTCTTTTTCCTCTTTTTTATCCTCATGCTTACGATGCACTTTTTGCCATCCTCTATCGTCACCGCCGTAGGAGGAGCAAAGCGGTGGATAAAGCTGCCCTTTATCTCCATCGCTCCGGTTGAGTTCTTCAAAGTAGGTTTTGTCTTTTTTTTAGCATGGAGTTTTTCACGAAAATTTCAGCAAACCTCAACTCATCCCCTTTGGAGCGAACTAAAACTGATCGTACCCTATCTCGTCATCTTCCTGATTGCCGTTGTCTCCATTGCCATTTTCCAAAATGATATCGGACAGGTTATGGTTCTGGGGCTGACACTCTCGTTTATGCTGGTCTTTGCAGGACGCAGCCTGAAACTTTTTTTCATGCTTATTTCATTGGCTGCCGTGCTTTTTGTGCTGTTTGTCTCTATCTCCGAACACAGGATTGCCCGTATCAAAATGTGGTGGGCCAGCGCACAAAACTATATCCTTTCCTATCTGCCTGGCTGGATGGCTCAGGAGTTGAAACTCGATGATGCTAAGGAGTCTTACCAGATTGTTAATTCACTACATGCAATTCACCATGGAGGCATTCTAGGCCAGGGCGTCGGAAACGGCACACTGAAACTGGGGTTTTTGAGTGAAGTGCATACAGACTTCATCTTGGCGGGTCTCAGTGAAGAGATAGGGTTTATCGGTGTTGGACTGTTGATGTTTCTGTATATTCTCTTGATCCATAGACTTTTCAAAATAGCACACAGAAACAAAGACACGATCACCTATCTTTTCAGTGTAGGCGTTGCCATGTTGATAGGATTTTCTTTACTTATCAACTCATACGGTATCAGCAGTATCTTGCCTATCAAAGGTCTTGCAGTTCCGATGCTCAGTTACGGAGGAAGTTCCATGCTTGCAAACGGAATGGCTCTTGGTATGGTACTGATGCTTAGTAAAAAGAGCAGAGCATGCGTATCCTCATAA
- the rpsB gene encoding 30S ribosomal protein S2 gives MVTMKDLLECGVHFGHQTRRWNPKMKPFIFGVRKNIHIIDLQKTLRYFRYTYNIVRDAAKEGKTILFVGTKKQAKNAIEEYAKKCGMPYVNSRWLGGTLTNFNTIRKSIRKLEIIEEMEKTGQMDLLTKKEALMLRRKKEKLENFLGGIRDMKKLPDMLFIIDAVREHIAVKEGNKLGIPIVAPLDTNCDPDLIDYPIPGNDDAIRSIQLFCKEMAEAIIEGKELREQELEGEEEEAAPATEEEKKELIEEAVAEGEAEETEEEEK, from the coding sequence ATGGTAACAATGAAAGACCTACTCGAGTGCGGTGTGCACTTTGGACATCAAACACGCAGATGGAATCCAAAGATGAAACCATTTATCTTTGGTGTTAGAAAAAATATCCACATTATCGACTTGCAAAAAACGCTTCGATATTTCAGATATACATATAATATCGTTCGAGATGCGGCAAAAGAGGGAAAAACGATTCTTTTCGTTGGAACAAAAAAACAGGCGAAAAATGCAATCGAAGAGTATGCAAAAAAATGCGGTATGCCATATGTAAATTCACGATGGCTTGGTGGAACTCTTACTAACTTTAATACTATTCGAAAATCAATCAGAAAACTTGAAATCATTGAAGAGATGGAAAAAACTGGTCAGATGGACCTATTGACCAAGAAAGAAGCGTTGATGCTTCGAAGAAAGAAAGAGAAACTTGAAAACTTTCTTGGTGGTATTCGGGATATGAAAAAACTTCCTGATATGCTTTTCATTATCGATGCCGTTCGAGAGCATATCGCAGTAAAAGAGGGAAACAAACTTGGTATTCCTATCGTAGCGCCTTTGGATACAAACTGTGATCCAGATCTTATTGACTATCCAATTCCAGGAAATGATGATGCTATCCGAAGTATTCAACTCTTTTGTAAAGAGATGGCTGAAGCGATCATCGAAGGAAAAGAGCTTCGAGAGCAAGAGTTAGAAGGTGAAGAGGAAGAAGCCGCACCAGCAACAGAAGAAGAGAAAAAAGAGCTTATCGAAGAAGCGGTAGCAGAAGGTGAAGCAGAAGAAACTGAAGAGGAGGAGAAGTAA
- the prfB gene encoding peptide chain release factor 2, which yields MDSYEYSELLKKLEQKIENIKNIIKPDQIQKRLEEIEQLENSPDFWNDAKKAGEIQKEKNRLSRILEKYEEARSSVEDAKDLFEMASEEEDTETLNMLFEEAPTLEEKVNKIEIETMLSGENDDKNAIVTIHPGAGGTESQDWASILYRMYLRWAERHGFKVEVLDYQEGEEAGIKDVSFIIKGENAYGYLKAENGIHRLVRISPFDSNARRHTSFASVMVSPEIDDDINIVIEDKDIRVDTYRASGAGGQHVNKTDSAIRITHIPTGIVVQCQNDRSQHKNRATAMKMLKSRLYELELEKKRAEQEGIEKSDIGWGHQIRSYVLAPYQQIKDNRSNKAYSNVEAILDGDIDKIIEDVLIAEAEKESK from the coding sequence TTGGACAGCTACGAATATTCTGAACTACTCAAAAAACTGGAACAAAAAATTGAAAATATCAAAAACATCATTAAACCGGACCAGATTCAAAAGCGTTTGGAAGAGATAGAACAGCTGGAAAACTCTCCAGACTTTTGGAATGATGCAAAAAAAGCGGGGGAGATTCAAAAAGAGAAAAACAGACTCTCTCGCATCTTGGAAAAATATGAAGAAGCACGTAGCAGTGTCGAAGATGCAAAAGATCTTTTTGAGATGGCTTCAGAAGAAGAGGATACAGAGACACTCAATATGCTCTTTGAAGAGGCACCAACACTTGAAGAAAAAGTCAATAAGATAGAAATAGAAACGATGCTCAGCGGCGAAAACGACGATAAAAATGCAATTGTTACCATCCATCCGGGTGCCGGCGGAACCGAGTCGCAGGACTGGGCCAGCATTTTATACAGAATGTACCTCAGATGGGCGGAGCGTCACGGCTTCAAAGTAGAGGTTCTGGATTATCAAGAAGGAGAAGAAGCGGGTATCAAGGATGTCAGTTTTATCATCAAAGGTGAAAATGCCTACGGATATCTGAAAGCCGAAAACGGTATACATCGACTGGTCCGTATCAGTCCGTTTGATTCGAACGCAAGACGTCATACCTCCTTTGCTTCAGTGATGGTCAGTCCAGAAATCGATGACGACATCAACATTGTCATTGAAGATAAAGATATCCGCGTGGATACGTACCGGGCCAGTGGCGCTGGAGGACAGCATGTGAATAAAACGGACTCGGCCATTCGGATAACCCATATCCCTACAGGAATAGTAGTCCAATGCCAAAACGACAGAAGTCAGCATAAAAACAGAGCTACCGCAATGAAAATGCTTAAATCCAGACTGTATGAACTCGAACTTGAAAAGAAACGTGCAGAGCAAGAGGGCATCGAAAAGAGTGATATCGGCTGGGGCCATCAGATACGAAGTTACGTTTTGGCACCGTATCAACAAATCAAAGACAACAGAAGCAACAAAGCCTACTCCAATGTAGAAGCGATTCTTGATGGCGATATCGATAAAATTATCGAAGATGTGTTGATCGCCGAAGCCGAGAAAGAGAGTAAGTAA
- a CDS encoding penicillin-binding protein 2, giving the protein MDQTTKLYKIVSIFLLFVFGIAIFLAVLFKIVVEDRRLPRLIVEEKNRAIRGSIVSSDGYQVAYSNKLYKVAVNTRCIDPNKKELFVKLFSIFSGMNPKIIRKKLRKKGYVVLSYNIDTKTAYQLKSLARKLYRMDMFVPYKVGNRVIKQGLTILESGESRAFPYKDTLTPVLGYVRKYEDHQYTKIAGVKGIEKYYEAKIRPRQDGIIRGKRDIGNNIIFNKETFVKKRIDGYNVHLNINMLFQKNLEKILDTHKKDLEAKEIIAAVMESDSGKILAIASSNRFYPKHIRKKDYNALNAKVIEYEFEPGSVMKPITFALLLQNRHISLYDIVFGYNGRYKLGRKIITDEHKMGWMGVEDVIVYSSNIGIAQLAQKLSQTEFYNGLKKFGFSQKTGIDLPYEHSGYLIPVHKFRSEIYKATVGYGYGIKTTFMQLLNAYNVFNNDGVRITPRIASFLTTPSGKRVALKPPKRVRVIDEKTAAMVRNVLRKVVEKGTGTVAKVEGLFIGGKTGTAHRVKHGRYVHLYNSSFFGFADDRTHRYTIGVTVIEPHTRHFASQTAVPVFRDIVLEMVNEGYLIPKQ; this is encoded by the coding sequence ATGGACCAAACTACGAAACTCTATAAAATAGTCTCCATCTTCTTACTTTTTGTTTTTGGTATTGCGATTTTCTTGGCGGTCCTTTTTAAGATTGTTGTAGAAGACAGGAGACTGCCACGATTGATTGTGGAAGAGAAAAATCGTGCCATTCGTGGATCTATCGTCAGCAGTGACGGATATCAGGTGGCCTACTCCAACAAACTCTATAAGGTGGCTGTCAATACACGATGTATCGATCCCAATAAAAAAGAGCTTTTTGTAAAGCTATTTTCCATATTTAGCGGAATGAATCCAAAAATCATACGAAAAAAGCTCAGAAAAAAAGGGTATGTAGTCCTTTCATACAACATCGATACAAAAACGGCTTATCAGTTGAAATCCTTGGCAAGAAAACTCTATCGAATGGATATGTTTGTTCCCTATAAAGTAGGTAACAGAGTTATCAAGCAAGGTCTGACCATTTTGGAAAGTGGCGAGAGTCGTGCTTTTCCATACAAGGACACTCTGACGCCGGTCCTTGGATATGTACGCAAATATGAAGATCATCAATACACCAAAATTGCAGGTGTCAAAGGGATTGAAAAGTATTATGAAGCCAAAATCCGACCCAGACAAGACGGTATTATCCGGGGAAAGCGGGATATTGGAAACAATATCATCTTCAATAAAGAGACCTTTGTCAAAAAACGTATAGATGGCTATAACGTCCATCTCAATATCAATATGCTGTTTCAAAAAAATCTGGAAAAGATTCTAGATACCCATAAAAAAGACCTTGAAGCAAAAGAGATTATTGCAGCGGTTATGGAGAGTGACAGCGGAAAAATATTGGCAATCGCCTCTTCCAATCGATTCTATCCCAAACATATCCGAAAGAAAGATTACAATGCCCTCAATGCAAAAGTGATAGAGTACGAGTTTGAACCCGGCTCCGTTATGAAACCAATCACTTTTGCATTGCTCCTGCAAAACAGACATATATCGTTATACGATATCGTGTTTGGCTACAACGGTCGTTACAAACTGGGCCGTAAAATAATCACCGACGAACATAAGATGGGCTGGATGGGTGTGGAAGATGTCATTGTCTATTCAAGCAATATCGGTATCGCCCAGCTTGCGCAAAAACTTTCGCAAACGGAGTTTTACAACGGTCTAAAAAAATTTGGTTTTTCCCAAAAAACGGGAATCGATTTGCCGTATGAACATAGCGGCTATCTCATACCCGTACATAAGTTTCGAAGTGAGATTTATAAAGCGACGGTAGGGTATGGATATGGAATCAAAACCACGTTTATGCAGCTTTTGAATGCCTATAATGTTTTTAATAACGACGGTGTACGTATCACTCCAAGAATTGCCTCCTTTTTAACGACACCAAGCGGTAAAAGAGTGGCTTTAAAACCTCCCAAAAGAGTACGTGTTATTGATGAAAAGACAGCAGCAATGGTTCGAAATGTTTTGCGAAAAGTTGTGGAAAAAGGGACGGGGACTGTTGCTAAAGTAGAAGGCCTATTTATAGGGGGGAAAACAGGAACTGCCCATAGAGTCAAACATGGCCGATATGTGCATTTGTATAACAGCTCCTTTTTCGGTTTTGCCGATGATCGCACCCACAGATATACGATAGGGGTAACAGTCATAGAACCCCATACCAGACATTTTGCTTCACAAACTGCTGTTCCCGTTTTTCGCGATATTGTGCTGGAGATGGTGAACGAAGGCTATCTTATTCCAAAGCAGTAA
- a CDS encoding GGDEF domain-containing protein, translating into MKCEELIAKTDVNQDETEFVKQVAKETIHFLSQQKIPFTPANYRDWFLTICKALKNKHLLTPNNVLALHEHQKSTPETMSSEDLEKLADDLYAINDHSKRSLEKFQKNIEKHNGYLHESVDAIKSHDNKKIEDMKQKVARLEKENEKLKKEIEENRKKLIVIEKAFKKQEKEAEIDQLTQVLNRNSLEKYVPLIDNSDLPYSLIVIDIDNFKKVNDTFGHIAGDKVLQEFGEILRTYVRKDTKVYRYGGEEFLIFLMNTNIDGAKKLAERLKEVIEHHSIVLEDGENIRVSASFGVTQKHDDENFIEVLQRADKALYEAKKKGKNRVEVID; encoded by the coding sequence ATGAAATGTGAAGAATTGATAGCAAAAACGGATGTAAATCAAGATGAAACAGAGTTTGTCAAACAAGTGGCAAAAGAGACGATCCATTTTTTGAGTCAACAAAAGATCCCTTTTACACCGGCTAATTATCGAGACTGGTTTTTGACAATTTGTAAAGCACTCAAAAACAAGCATCTTTTGACTCCAAACAACGTTTTGGCTTTGCATGAGCATCAAAAAAGTACTCCAGAAACAATGTCCAGTGAAGATTTAGAAAAACTGGCCGATGATCTTTATGCGATAAATGACCATTCCAAGAGGTCTTTAGAAAAATTTCAAAAAAATATCGAAAAGCACAACGGTTACCTTCATGAAAGTGTTGATGCTATCAAAAGTCATGACAATAAGAAGATTGAGGATATGAAGCAAAAAGTGGCTCGACTAGAAAAAGAGAATGAAAAATTGAAAAAAGAGATAGAGGAGAATAGAAAGAAACTCATTGTGATAGAGAAAGCTTTTAAGAAACAGGAAAAAGAAGCAGAAATTGATCAATTAACGCAAGTATTAAACCGAAACAGTCTGGAAAAATATGTTCCATTAATCGACAACTCCGATCTTCCATATAGTCTCATCGTAATAGATATCGATAATTTCAAAAAGGTCAATGACACGTTCGGTCATATAGCAGGTGACAAGGTTTTGCAAGAGTTTGGTGAAATATTACGAACATATGTTCGAAAAGATACCAAAGTGTATCGGTATGGGGGAGAGGAGTTTTTGATTTTTCTAATGAATACGAATATAGATGGAGCGAAAAAATTGGCCGAAAGGCTCAAAGAGGTGATTGAACACCATTCGATTGTTTTGGAGGATGGAGAAAATATTCGTGTATCTGCAAGTTTCGGTGTAACGCAAAAACATGATGACGAAAATTTTATAGAAGTTCTTCAAAGAGCTGACAAAGCACTCTACGAAGCGAAAAAGAAAGGAAAAAACAGAGTGGAAGTGATAGATTAA
- the panC gene encoding pantoate--beta-alanine ligase produces the protein MQIVRTPKELKEARTSLKGSVGFVPTMGALHQGHLSLIEKSKEQNDYTIVSVFVNPTQFLPGEDFEKYPRRYEADKKICELAGVDILFMPQPDTIYFQDEVLVKAPHQKGYILEGHFRLGHFDGVLQVVNKLFHIVSPTRAYFGKKDAQQLYLIQKMVHDFFMDIEIVPCEIVRDTDGLALSSRNVYLSDEERKKALLISKSLKKAAKMVQSGILDIQEIQKEMQKILQDLRVEYIAFVDREFRPIQKVQIGKSIILVAAYVGSTRLIDNIWL, from the coding sequence ATGCAGATTGTCCGCACTCCAAAAGAACTGAAAGAAGCTAGAACATCGCTGAAAGGGAGCGTTGGATTTGTTCCAACGATGGGCGCGCTTCATCAAGGGCACCTGTCACTGATAGAAAAGAGCAAAGAACAAAATGACTATACGATCGTATCTGTTTTTGTCAATCCGACGCAATTCTTGCCAGGAGAAGATTTTGAGAAATACCCCAGACGGTATGAAGCGGATAAGAAAATTTGTGAACTTGCCGGAGTAGACATTCTTTTTATGCCTCAGCCAGATACAATTTACTTTCAAGACGAGGTCCTTGTAAAAGCTCCCCATCAAAAAGGATATATTCTTGAAGGTCACTTTCGACTGGGACATTTTGACGGTGTTTTACAAGTTGTCAACAAACTCTTTCATATTGTATCGCCGACCAGAGCCTATTTCGGAAAAAAGGATGCTCAGCAACTCTATCTCATTCAAAAAATGGTACACGATTTTTTTATGGATATTGAGATAGTACCATGTGAAATAGTCCGTGACACTGACGGACTTGCTTTAAGCAGTCGTAATGTTTATCTAAGCGATGAAGAGAGGAAAAAGGCTCTATTGATCTCGAAGTCTTTGAAAAAAGCGGCTAAAATGGTGCAAAGCGGGATACTGGATATCCAAGAAATTCAAAAAGAGATGCAAAAGATTTTGCAAGATTTGAGAGTCGAATATATCGCTTTTGTTGATAGAGAGTTTCGTCCAATTCAAAAGGTTCAGATAGGAAAGAGTATTATCTTGGTTGCTGCATATGTTGGCTCGACACGGTTGATTGATAATATTTGGCTATAG